A single Megachile rotundata isolate GNS110a chromosome 9, iyMegRotu1, whole genome shotgun sequence DNA region contains:
- the LOC100883255 gene encoding bromodomain adjacent to zinc finger domain protein 2A isoform X14, with amino-acid sequence MEKENSASGGGGGGGGGGGGGEAAATATPGATSASEKLQADQANPLLDPTALFGAYWPRGDSAASSLFGGMPSGYGLGAHHLPSAYAILGRGGSAPGFGGHTPASAPPPPPYSHSSLGTLSVAASQAASLGINPASAAWWTMASHLAAQDYLARLQGAASLSGFPPGAESLLPPYPASLLNPPSLSSHKSSKSKFCYGKPKAKSSKSHKTTAASSGSSTTPSMTSSSLPVSTQAPPVTSSHHSTSVSSTQNSQTNVVSSAKEGSDPSSILGGVRLPPDTEIIKYTSSIVGPKVPGTTNRGRKKTISLDTPSVSVHPPPSVPALSAHQTNTTTTSLMMEPRKYNRAATESNDYREPVDRVEVIKLPAHSTNGSVLPAPTSYTTTTNANNTSDSDAPLNLSLKPSTTSGSSPISGSQPLSQLSNLSQSLLASDRTSRRKPGPKPRRVPQNSVPVPASPSPSLAQLFAAADSPQRPSSGSEESESASTTHHKDGRPRNLGRGVSKPKKNTVASLLAQSRALGIKPTPTLDPSVPLSHQVSLLRSNILAAQLHATATGQGDDKNQRSLQEKMKNKLLEASGEESNMDVTSESGSNTDVVTDTDDDNVDGVSSAKRRKVKPSERDLQVPLERGWKRETVIKGLGKSGVIKGDVSYYSPCGKTFRSSPDLAKFLEQQNPPELTTANFSFSSRPLVGEFLQPTMGLAEAEFVRLGAQEVARRLEELRAAGGFRDARTNNQYEREKLAYAKKLAKEEAQRHKEQARLIKEQEKSERQEAVRREREIRNQQLLEARKKRQEEVEKIRLEEQQRKQQERERRRQHMTLVRALENRRKMEEREKKRIEARAERIATKEKRAEQRKMEMELIEQIRKPVEDMELTDHRPLPEIKRIPGLKLSGQAFADIVMVFEFLHNFGETLGFDMDSLPSLKSLQLALLNDEEAEEEMLSVMTHLLVCAIEDPGIPQPARHTTGLGQSLRQADITHANISEVLRIYLYANATGEVKALTGVCLERERDKKFADHHQNGGDYASTCSGKNAQFYEHLHNNETWRMSERLRDKPFLALNPTHKAQMLAFLCNELLQNKAVIRQIEGSLETVAQLRKERFVLDTKIRKLRQLHSRKVRMEAVGVIVNKTGDTITIEKKEVDEEGNTTSTAVGTTPTPDEIHHEDEVEDMSENESEGTQPEEEEDKNLSGEELGKKLDKLLKQSEEQLQKLNSSSKQLRAHIFGQDRYWRRYWELACAGGIFVEAMESAEPEILELQAELDEKYKNMPVEDTKSEANQEESKSNAENRENEAPNDVKEEKKFNSNEQEEDVKPLLDKTKSEVEDVNCKKEPVQNCGSENSTNVKEEKKVDVDGSMTDAKTNVTSEEIKQETEVVNMDVDTKEETKKEHEEMDEEMKPNVKMEDKIVETIPNGDKFNHVNNLHNGKELNGTFISNNSNEFNWFSILPRETCDTPGPSTKQIFGIAEPTELRIPVFPPPASPNYDRCDSPAPLILTQDEAAQLEYLKVHGLPPPGEAKPVPKDLRYGWWRIQDVDTFQELLEHLHSRGVREKELKRTTWATMESFLAVTGRINVDPGNLTATELKSTPDDPDTPIPQPDNPENWSEQVALRVDAQLLEQVEALEDKVANASMQVKGWKLPPRAGTEEAEEIEKLNEMEKVSAVEQARQRLLSLEAAIERRYLKPPLGVCTGDPNLAALKAEQAAAANANSSNSDQSNQTPVPPEETTPRGLNNWREATARAHTSAQLAMALYMLEASIAWDKSIMKAVSLTPARNSVCVKLRNRCVSLKATTQYKQLLTTSQASNCQFCHSGDNEDKLLLCDGCDRGYHTYCFRPKMENIPDGDWYCHECMNKATGERNCLVCGKRVGKNLVLCELCPRAYHTDCHNPVMPKIPRGKWYCSNCHSKQPKKRNSSRRSHTKGGGTRESESSDHPPASPTPSTASNTHVEDVSSSEPATPTASPRKEGNNRTLTKKQQRELAPCKVLLEQLEQQDEAWPFLLPVNTKQFPTYKKIIKTPMDLSTIKKKLQDSVYKSRDEFCADVRQMFINCEVFNEDDSPVGKAGHGMRSFFEMRWTEITGAPPPHPQTHS; translated from the exons CATATTGGCCTCGGGGCGACAGCGCAGCTTCGTCGCTATTCGGTGGAATGCCGAGTGGATATGGGTTGGGGGCCCATCATTTGCCATCGGCTTACGCCATCCTGGGCCGTGGAGGATCCGCTCCTGGTTTCGGGGGCCATACACCGGCGTCTGCTCCACCGCCACCCCCGTACTCCCATAGCAGCCTTGGCACTCTGAGCGTGGCTGCCAGTCAAGCTGCGAGTTTAG GCATCAACCCTGCCAGCGCAGCATGGTGGACGATGGCCTCGCATTTGGCAGCACAGGACTATCTCGCGAGGCTACAAGGGGCTGCAAGTCTTTCCGGATTCCCGCCTGGTGCCGAGAGCCTGCTGCCACCTTATCCTGCCTCTCTACTTAATCCCCCGTCCCTTTCGTCTCACAAGTCCAGTAAGT CCAAATTCTGTTACGGAAAACCAAAAGCTAAGTCAAGCAAGAGTCACAAGACGACGGCAGCCAGCAGCGGCAGCTCGACGACGCCGAGCATGACAAGCAGCAGTTTGCCGGTGTCGACTCAAGCACCGCCGGTCACGTCCTCTCATCACAGTACCTCGGTCAGCAGCACGCAAAATTCGCAAACGAACGTCGTCAG TTCTGCGAAAGAGGGCAG CGATCCCAGCAGTATATTAGGAGGTGTGCGACTGCCTCCCGACACGGAGATCATCAAGTACACTTCGAGTATAGTCGGTCCAAAGGTTCCTGGGACAACGAACCGCGGAAGGAAGAAGACCATATCCTTAGACACGCCGAGTGTCAGTGTACATCCACCACCTAGTGTACCTGCTCTCTCTGCTCATCAGACGAACACCACCACGACGTCGTTGATGATGGAACCCAGGAAATACAATCGCGCGGCG ACCGAGTCGAACGACTACAGGGAGCCAGTGGATCGTGTAGAAGTGATCAAATTGCCAGCGCATTCTACCAACGGTTCCGTTCTACCGGCACCTACGTCCTACACAACCACCACGAATGCTAACAACACGAGCGACTCGGATGCTCCGTTGAATCTCTCCCTGAAGCCCTCGACGACGAGCGGTAGCTCGCCCATTTCTGGTAGTCAACCGCTCAGTCAGCTCAGTAATTTAAGCCAGTCGTTACTTGCCTCTGACAGAACGT CGAGACGAAAGCCCGGGCCGAAGCCGCGAAGAGTGCCCCAGAACTCGGTGCCGGTGCCAGCCTCGCCGAGTCCATCGTTGGCGCAGTTATTCGCCGCAGCGGATTCGCCACAACGGCCAAGTAGCGGAAGCGAGGAAAGCGAGAGTGCTAGCACGACCCATCACAAAGATGGTCGACCGAGGAACCTGGGACGTGGCGTGTCCAAACCGAAGAAGAACACCGTCGCCTCGTTGCTGGCTCAAAGCAGAGCCCTGGGGATTAAACCTACGCCCACCTTGGACCCTAGCGTGCCATTGTCTCACCAGGTCTCGCTATTGAGGTCGAACATTCTGGCTGCACAGCTGCACGCCACCGCCACGGGTCAAGGTGACGATAAAAATCAG CGGTCTTTGCAGGAGAAGATGAAGAACAAACTGCTGGAGGCGTCCGGCGAGGAAAGCAACATGGACGTGACCAGCGAAAGCGGAAGTAACACGGATGTTGTGACGGACACCGACGACGACAACGTGGACGGGGTATCCAGCGCGAAGAGGAGAAAGGTGAAGCCCAGCGAGAGGGATCTACAGGTTCCTCTGGAACGTGGCTGGAAACGGGAGACTGTCATCAAGGGATTAGGGAAGTCGGGAGTGATAAAGGGTGACGTGTCTTATTACAGCCCTTGCGGAAAGACGTTCAGGAGCAGTCCGGATTTGGCGAAG TTCTTGGAGCAACAGAATCCACCCGAGCTGACTACCGCGAACTTTTCCTTCTCGTCTCGTCCTCTGGTGGGCGAGTTCCTGCAGCCGACAATGGGCTTAGCGGAGGCGGAATTCGTTAGGTTGGGTGCACAGGAAGTGGCGAGAAGATTGGAGGAGCTGAGAGCCGCGGGTGGTTTCAGGGACGCGAGAACAAACAATCAGTATGAAAGGGAGAAGCTCGCGTACGCGAAGAAACTCGCGAAGGAAGAAGCACAGCGACACAAGGAACAGGCTAG GCTGATCAAGGAACAGGAAAAATCGGAGAGACAGGAAGCAGTGAGACGAGAACGAGAAATTCGAAATCAGCAGTTGCTCGAG GCTCGGAAAAAACGGCAGGAAGAGGTGGAGAAGATACGACTGGAAGAGCAACAACGGAAGCAACAG GAGAGGGAGAGAAGGAGACAACATATGACGTTGGTACGTGCTCTCGAAAATCGTCGGAAGATGGAGGAAAGGGAGAAGAAGCGGATAGAGGCGAGGGCTGAAAGAATCGCGACGAAAGAGAAACGCGCTGAACAGAGGAAGATGGAGATGGAACTCATTGAACAGATCAGGAAACCCGTCGAAGATATGGAATTAACAG ATCATAGACCACTGCCAGAAATTAAACGAATACCCGGTCTCAAGTTGTCGGGTCAAGCATTCGCGGACATTGTTATGGTGTTCGAGTTTCTGCATAATTTTGGAGAGACTTTAGGCTTTG ACATGGACTCCCTCCCGAGTCTAAAGAGTCTCCAGCTAGCCCTGCTCAACGACGAGGAAGCGGAAGAAGAAATGTTATCAGTGATGACGCACCTACTGGTATGCGCCATCGAGGACCCAGGAATTCCACAACCCGCTAGACACACCACAGGATTAGGCCAAAGCCTACGACAAGCTGACATAACGCACGCAAACATCAGCGAGGTGCTACGAATCTATTTGTACGCGAATGCCACCGGTGAGGTGAAAGCGTTGACCGGGGTCTGTCTGGAACGAGAACGCGACAAGAAGTTCGCCGATCATCATCAGAACGGTGGAGATTACGCTTCGACCTGTTCAGGAAAGAACGCTCAGTTCTATGAACATCTGCACAACAACGAAACCTGGAGGATGTCTGAAAGATTGAGGGACAAGCCGTTCTTGGCTCTGAATCCAACGCACAAGGCGCAGATGCTCGCGTTCCTCTGCAACGAGCTGTTGCAGAACAAGGCTGTGATCAGACAGATCGAAGGGAGCTTGGAGACGGTGGCACAACTTAGGAAGGAGAGATTCGTTTTGGATACTAAGATCAGAAA GCTGAGACAATTGCATAGTAGAAAGGTGCGTATGGAAGCAGTcggtgtgatcgtgaacaaGACCGGAGACACCATTACCATCGAGAAGAAGGAAGTCGACGAGGAAGGTAACACCACATCGACGGCAGTGGGAACAACGCCTACTCCTGATGAGATCCATCACGAGGACGAGGTTGAGGACATGTCTGAGAACGAGAGCGAAGGAACTCAGCCTGAAGAG GAGGAAGACAAGAATCTGTCCGGCGAAGAGCTTGGCAAAAAATTGGACAAACTATTGAAGCAATCAGAGGAGCAGCTGCAGAAACTGAACAGCTCCTCGAAGCAACTGCGAGCGCACATATTTGGCCAGGACAGGTACTGGAGAAGGTACTGGGAGTTGGCCTGCGCTGGTGGTATCTTCGTGGAGGCTATGGAGAGCGCCGAACCGGAAATCCTAGAGCTCCAGGCTGAGCTAGATGAAAAGTACAAAAACATGCCGGTGGAAGATACGAAGTCGGAGGCGAATCAAGAGGAGAGCAAGTCGAATGCTGAGAATCGAGAGAACGAGGCTCCGAACGATGTTAAAGAGGAGAAGAAATTTAACTCGAACGAACAAGAAGAGGACGTGAAGCCTTTGTTGGATAAAACGAAATCTGAAGTGGAGGATGTGAACTGCAAGAAGGAACCTGTGCAAAATTGTGGCTCGGAGAATTCGACGAACGTGAAGGAGGAGAAGAAGGTTGATGTGGATGGTTCGATGACGGACGCTAAGACGAACGTCACTTCAGAAGAAATTAAACAGGAGACAGAGGTTGTGAACATGGATGTGGACACGAAGGAGGAGACGAAGAAAGAGCACGAAGAGATGGACGAAGAGATGAAGCCTAATGTGAAGATGGAAGATAAAATCGTTGAGACGATTCCGAATGGCGACAAGTTCAATCACGTTAACAATCTTCATAATGGAAAGGAACTGAACGGCACATTTATTTCTA ATAACAGCAACGAGTTCAACTGGTTTTCGATTCTACCGCGAGAAACCTGCGACACTCCAGGACCGAGTACCAAACAGATATTTGGAATAGCTGAACCCACCGAGCTGAGAATACCAGTGTTCCCTCCACCGGCTAGTCCAAATTACGACAGATGCGATAGTCCAGCACCTTTGATCCTGACCCAAGACGAAGCAGCGCAGCTGGAGTATCTGAAAGTACACGGTCTACCTCCTCCGGGAGAGGCTAAACCAGTACCAAAGG ATCTGCGATACGGTTGGTGGAGAATACAAGACGTCGACACGTTTCAAGAACTGTTGGAACACCTTCATTCCCGCGGTGTTCGCGAGAAGGAATTAAAACGTACAACCTGGGCGACCATGGAGTCCTTCCTGGCCGTCACAGGTAGAATCAACGTGGACCCCGGCAACTTAACTGCCACGGAACTGAAATCTACACCTGACGATCCCGATACACCGATCCCGCAACCGGATAATCCTGAGAACTGGAGCGAGCAAGTCGCCTTACGCGTGGATGCGCAACTTTTGGAACAGGTCGAGGCTCTCGAGGACAAGGTCGCCAATGCCAGCATGCAGGTCAAAGGCTGGAAGCTACCTCCACGGGCGGGCACCGAGGAGGCtgaagaaattgagaaactgaacgAGATGGAGAAAGTGAGCGCTGTCGAACAGGCGCGACAAAGGTTACTGTCTTTGGAAGCTGCGATAGAGAGGAGATACTTGAAACCACCGTTAGGCGTTTG TACGGGCGATCCGAATTTGGCAGCCCTAAAGGCTGAACAGGCGGCGGCTGCAAACGCAAACTCGAGTAATTCGGATCAGAGCAATCAGACACCGGTGCCGCCGGAGGAAACGACTCCAAGAGGTCTGAACAACTGGCGAGAAGCAACAGCACGAGCTCACACATCGGCTCAGCTCGCCATGGCACTGTACATGCTGGAGGCCAGCATCGCCTGGGACAAGAGCATCATGAAGGCTGTGAGTCTAACACCAGCTAGAAACTCGGTCTGCGTCAAGCTACGAAACCGCTGCGTCTCACTCAAAGCTACCACTCAGTACAAACAGCTATTGACTACTTCTCAGGCCTCT AACTGTCAGTTCTGTCACAGTGGAGATAACGAAGACAAGCTGCTACTGTGTGATGGTTGTGATCGCGGCTATCATACTTACTGTTTCCGTCCAAAAATGGAAAACATTCCTGATGGTGACTG GTATTGTCACGAGTGCATGAACAAAGCAACAGGGGAACGAAATTGCTTGGTATGCGGAAAAAGAGTTGGTAAAAACTTAGTGCTATGTGAACTCTGTCCACGGGCTTATCATACCGACTGCCATAATCCTGTTATGCCAAAA ATACCAAGGGGAAAATGGTATTGTTCTAATTGCCACAGTAAACAACCAAAGAAGAGAAATAGTAGTCGAAGGAGTCATACCAAAGGAGGAGGCACCAGAGAAAGTGAAAGTTCTGATCATCCACCAGCTAG TCCAACGCCGTCAACGGCATCGAACACGCACGTAGAGGACGTCAGTTCGTCGGAACCGGCAACGCCTACCGCCTCGCCGAGGAAGGAGGGCAACAATAGGACGCTCACGAAGAAACAACAACGAGAGCTGGCTCCTTGTAAGGTGCTACTCGAACAGTTGGAGCAACAGGACGAGGCCTGGCCGTTCCTTTTGCCGGTGAACACCAAACAGTTTCCGACCtacaagaaaattattaaaacaccCATGGATCTCAGTACGATCAAGAAGAAATTGCAGGACTCCGT GTACAAGTCTCGCGATGAGTTTTGCGCCGATGTCAGACAGATGTTCATCAACTGCGAGGTATTCAACGAGGACGACAGTCCCGTGGGGAAGGCTGGACACGGGATGCGCAGTTTCTTCGAAATGCGTTGGACCGAGATTACAGGCGCGCCACCCCCACATCCGCAAACGCATAGCTGA